Proteins encoded by one window of Haliotis asinina isolate JCU_RB_2024 chromosome 6, JCU_Hal_asi_v2, whole genome shotgun sequence:
- the LOC137287193 gene encoding phytanoyl-CoA hydroxylase-interacting protein-like: MANVQDYLLKLLEKANKHCFGGVSETVLHLYRNKPSAYFDDIQSNKGNLMEKYLKDNGGDPYCPLNGRLEGLFFGVTLRGGALPQMSPFGDTRVILPLHSVFDDSAKLYFADFFCMPVGANTHYVVLVITKDGSESDRFCEQELIKLDPYNNRFLSKHGGRYQTLSRQGLWVEVFYTEHVDISSLLLTRTGVLGHGQSVGGIAKDPTCPICNVEPETRKDHQNDLHGVGVRRDLMMRPQQTLYQGGQVRMSKSTCQGEGDMRQMEVNQWDLGYRTGDLVGKGYNGSNHMSISYEGSKRRGMGYRGPFQREMDYETSNHRDVGYGQSNPWDVGYGGPIPRDVVYGPPHNWDVGYAQPNHWGVGYGQPNHWGVGYGRTNHWVDGYGQLNH, translated from the exons ATGGCAAACGTTCAAG ACTACCTCCTGAAGCTGCTGGAGAAAGCGAATAAACACTGTTTCGGAGGAGTTTCGGAGACTGTTTTGCACCTTTACCGCAACAAACCATCAGCTTATTTTGATGATATCCAGAGCAACAAGGGCAACCTCATGGAGAAGTATTTAAAAGACAACGGAGGGGACCCATATTGTCCATTAAACGGAAGACTCGAAGGTCTGTTCTTTGGAGTGACCTTACGCGGTGGTGCTCTGCCACAAATGTCACCTTTTGGGGACACTAGAGTTATTTTACCACTGCATTCAGTCTTTGATGACTCGGCCAAGTTGTATTTCGCCGACTTCTTCTGTATGCCTGTAGGTGCTAACACTCATTATGTAGTTCTGGTGATCACAAAGGATGGCTCGGAGTCCGACCGTTTCTGTGAACAGGAGTTGATCAAACTGGATCCTTACAACAACAGGTTCCTTTCCAAGCATGGAGGCAGATACCAGACACTTTCTCGGCAGGGACTGTGGGTAGAAGTGTTCTATACAGAGCATGTGGACATATCGAGTTTATTGCTTACACGTACGGGTGTGCTGGGGCATGGGCAAAGCGTAGGGGGAATAGCGAAAGATCCAACATGTCCCATATGTAATGTTGAGCCCGAGACAAGGAAAGATCATCAGAATGACTTGCATGGAGTTGGTGTCAGACGTGATTTGATGATGAGACCTCAACAGACTCTGTATCAGGGAGGTCAGGTACGGATGTCGAAGAGTACATGTCAAGGAGAAGGGGATATGAGACAGATGGAGGTCAATCAGTGGGATTTAGGTTACAGAACAGGCGATCTTGTTGGGAAGGGCTATAACGGATCGAACCACATGTCTATATCTTATGAAGGATCAAAACGCAGAGGAATGGGTTATAGAGGACCGTTCCAGAGGGAGATGGATTATGAAACATCGAATCACAGAGATGTTGGTTATGGACAGTCGAATCCCTGGGATGTTGGTTATGGCGGGCCGATTCCCAGGGATGTTGTTTATGGACCGCCGCATAACTGGGATGTTGGTTATGCACAGCCGAATCACTGGGGTGTTGGTTATGGACAGCCGAACCACTGGGGTGTTGGTTACGGACGGACGAATCACTGGGTTGATGGTTATGGACAGCTGAACCACTGA